From Butyricimonas paravirosa, one genomic window encodes:
- a CDS encoding SusC/RagA family TonB-linked outer membrane protein — translation MKKKGRIMQVLASFLFLFVLLTCHTNLKAQGKAVNMNYKEVSFVEAINSFRQQTGVKFLYNLEKVKDKRCKDLVLKNVPVNEAIATVLKHFGLTYSMVEGVVVVKETEETSPTTSTHTITGKVVDQAGNPLPGVTVIIKGTKSGVATDVNGNFTITLNEQKEQTLIFSFVGMQTKEVSCMAGKPVTIILEPEEAQLDEVVVTGYQSINRRDMVGSYTTVKAADIMMPAYNSIDQMLQGKIPGMVVVNSSSRIGSSPKITIRGTSTIFGNTDPLWVVDGIIQPDPLPIDASSAVTEDMKNLIGNQISWLNPADIETITVLKDASATAIYGSKASNGVIVITTKKGSAERTSIRYSTNLSFRARPNYGMFNFMNSKERIQFSKEAYDAGIRYQSDPLPQIYTYEGLMAMYNNRQISEENFMKQMEYLETCNTDWFDILCRNSVSHSHNLSITGGSQKVTYNASFGYSSSHGTQKGDDMTQFNARLNVNAQLLESLSVNFNLSNSFTDRKGYGPGVSPETYAKQTSRAIPFVDENGDRVSYKQYYEYKLNRTGQLEYGYNILNEMENSYSKNKAKNVNMSLNVNWNIVTWLQYQFVGSIAFNLNNSESFAGEKTSYIERNYRGYAYGSESSGSAKFKAALLPFGGELATNETNNTSYNMQHKIVFSKTIHEFHRINAMAGMEIRSEANKNNTNTVWGYVPERGEILVSPSKPTEIVPVGGVVPISWGVLDKLYQGGWANTSITNNFVSFFATLAYSLKDRYVFNANIRSDASNRFGQDANNQFDPTYSFGISWRIAEEEFIKNYLPWLNQLNLRATYGIQGNVVNSVSPDLIAQYRGIIGGYDEYYLTISSLPNPLLKWERTKTWNLGLDMQLFNGITMSFEYYGRRSNAIINQDIAQEYGMATMKLNGGRIHNHGIEYSINLTPYKRKDFAWTIGINASKNWNKAQNDDVRIKADKLTKDNFLTGSSDRLLKKGYPLSAFWSYSFAGLDPQTGYPTFNRIGFDEIDPDIDPTTFLVYSGQKAPYFTGGVNTRVRYKSLSLGVDFSVLLGAKKRLPNPYANFNYGKLPAPYHNLSKDLLKRWQKPGDEKHTIYPALYTSVEDVYNIQLPDGTQSNSIYSMWANSDAMVVNASFLRCNQISVSWNMPPRICSKFGATNCSISANLNNPFVIGSNRFNGFDPELGDSVMPKIFSCGLSVGF, via the coding sequence ATGAAAAAAAAAGGAAGAATCATGCAGGTTCTTGCAAGCTTTCTGTTTTTATTTGTTTTGCTTACGTGTCATACGAACTTAAAAGCACAAGGCAAAGCGGTAAACATGAACTACAAAGAAGTTTCTTTTGTCGAAGCGATCAATTCTTTTCGGCAACAAACCGGGGTAAAATTTCTTTACAACTTGGAAAAAGTAAAAGATAAAAGATGTAAAGACCTCGTTCTGAAAAATGTACCTGTAAACGAAGCTATTGCAACCGTACTGAAACACTTCGGTTTAACCTATTCGATGGTGGAAGGGGTGGTTGTCGTGAAAGAGACGGAAGAAACATCTCCCACGACTTCGACACACACGATCACCGGCAAAGTCGTCGATCAAGCCGGCAACCCGCTCCCCGGGGTAACGGTAATTATTAAAGGAACAAAATCGGGCGTGGCAACAGACGTAAACGGAAATTTCACGATCACGTTAAATGAACAAAAAGAACAAACTCTTATTTTCTCGTTCGTGGGTATGCAAACGAAAGAGGTCTCCTGCATGGCCGGGAAACCCGTGACGATAATCCTGGAGCCAGAAGAGGCCCAACTGGATGAAGTCGTGGTGACAGGTTATCAAAGCATCAATCGCCGGGACATGGTGGGTTCTTACACGACAGTAAAAGCCGCAGATATTATGATGCCGGCATACAATTCTATCGACCAAATGTTACAAGGGAAGATTCCAGGAATGGTTGTCGTCAATTCTTCTTCTCGTATAGGTAGTTCACCTAAAATCACGATCCGCGGAACTTCCACTATTTTCGGAAACACGGATCCGCTATGGGTCGTTGACGGTATCATCCAGCCAGACCCACTCCCCATTGATGCCAGCTCCGCTGTAACGGAAGATATGAAAAACTTGATCGGGAACCAGATATCATGGTTAAATCCTGCTGACATTGAAACAATCACTGTTTTAAAAGACGCATCCGCAACGGCTATTTACGGTTCAAAAGCTTCCAACGGGGTCATCGTGATTACCACGAAGAAAGGGAGCGCAGAGAGAACAAGCATTCGTTATTCAACGAATTTATCATTTAGAGCCCGTCCCAACTACGGGATGTTCAACTTCATGAACTCCAAAGAAAGGATTCAATTCAGTAAAGAAGCTTATGACGCCGGAATCAGGTACCAGAGCGATCCTCTTCCTCAAATATATACCTATGAAGGGTTAATGGCCATGTACAATAATCGCCAAATCAGCGAAGAAAATTTCATGAAACAGATGGAATACTTGGAAACGTGTAACACTGATTGGTTTGACATCCTGTGTCGAAATTCTGTCAGTCATTCTCATAACTTAAGCATTACCGGAGGTTCCCAGAAAGTGACATACAATGCTTCTTTTGGCTACTCTTCAAGCCACGGAACGCAAAAAGGTGATGACATGACACAGTTTAACGCTCGATTGAATGTCAACGCCCAACTACTGGAATCTCTTTCTGTTAATTTCAATCTAAGTAATTCATTTACTGACAGGAAAGGATATGGACCGGGAGTTAGTCCTGAAACTTACGCAAAACAAACCAGCCGGGCAATTCCTTTTGTTGATGAAAACGGAGATCGGGTATCTTATAAACAATACTACGAGTACAAACTAAATAGAACCGGACAACTTGAATACGGTTACAACATCTTGAACGAGATGGAAAACAGTTACTCTAAAAATAAAGCAAAAAACGTAAATATGTCACTTAACGTGAATTGGAATATTGTTACCTGGCTTCAATACCAATTCGTGGGAAGTATTGCTTTCAACCTGAATAATTCGGAATCATTTGCAGGAGAGAAAACATCCTACATTGAACGCAACTATCGAGGTTATGCTTATGGCTCAGAGTCATCCGGTTCCGCCAAATTCAAAGCAGCGTTATTACCATTCGGAGGTGAACTGGCCACAAACGAGACAAACAATACCTCGTACAATATGCAACACAAAATCGTGTTCTCCAAAACCATTCACGAATTCCACCGGATCAACGCAATGGCCGGAATGGAAATCCGTTCAGAAGCAAACAAAAATAACACAAATACGGTTTGGGGATACGTTCCCGAACGAGGCGAGATATTAGTCTCTCCCTCCAAGCCGACAGAAATTGTTCCCGTTGGCGGAGTCGTCCCTATTTCCTGGGGTGTGCTGGATAAACTCTACCAAGGAGGATGGGCAAACACAAGTATTACCAATAATTTCGTGTCATTTTTTGCTACGTTAGCCTATTCTTTAAAAGATCGCTACGTATTCAATGCCAACATAAGGTCAGACGCATCTAATAGATTCGGGCAAGATGCCAACAACCAATTTGACCCGACATATTCCTTCGGTATATCTTGGAGAATTGCCGAGGAGGAATTTATAAAAAACTACCTGCCATGGCTCAACCAACTGAATTTACGTGCGACCTACGGGATTCAAGGAAATGTTGTAAATTCCGTAAGCCCTGATCTCATTGCCCAGTACCGGGGAATTATAGGAGGTTATGACGAATATTACTTGACCATATCCAGTTTGCCCAACCCCCTGTTAAAATGGGAACGCACAAAAACTTGGAACTTAGGGTTAGACATGCAATTGTTTAATGGTATCACCATGAGTTTCGAATATTATGGACGACGCTCAAATGCCATTATCAACCAGGATATTGCACAAGAATACGGTATGGCAACCATGAAATTAAACGGAGGTCGGATCCATAATCACGGGATTGAATACTCTATAAATTTAACCCCTTACAAAAGAAAAGATTTCGCATGGACCATCGGTATCAACGCATCCAAAAACTGGAATAAAGCTCAAAACGATGATGTCCGGATAAAAGCAGATAAACTGACGAAAGATAATTTCCTTACCGGCAGTAGTGACCGTTTATTAAAGAAAGGATATCCACTAAGTGCCTTCTGGTCGTATTCTTTTGCCGGACTTGACCCGCAAACAGGTTATCCAACCTTCAACCGGATTGGTTTCGATGAAATAGATCCCGATATTGATCCTACCACGTTTCTGGTATATTCCGGTCAAAAGGCCCCTTACTTCACGGGTGGAGTCAACACACGTGTACGCTACAAGAGCCTGTCATTAGGTGTCGATTTTTCCGTGTTACTCGGTGCCAAGAAACGCCTTCCGAATCCTTATGCAAATTTCAACTACGGGAAACTTCCGGCCCCTTACCATAACCTGTCGAAAGACCTGCTAAAACGGTGGCAAAAACCCGGCGATGAAAAACACACGATTTACCCGGCTTTATACACTTCCGTCGAAGACGTATATAACATACAACTTCCTGACGGAACACAATCCAATTCCATTTACTCCATGTGGGCAAATTCCGATGCAATGGTTGTTAATGCCTCTTTTTTACGATGTAATCAAATTTCAGTATCGTGGAATATGCCACCCCGGATATGCTCTAAATTCGGAGCCACCAATTGTTCGATTAGTGCAAACCTCAATAATCCATTCGTCATTGGCAGTAATCGTTTCAATGGATTCGACCCGGAGTTAGGAGATAGTGTCATGCCCAAGATCTTTTCTTGTGGTTTAAGTGTAGGATTTTAA
- a CDS encoding FecR family protein, with protein MKWNALSDKTEWLLKKITEHTEEPIDDNMLKQLADKLQEKGYVSKKLREQQRFNYLKAYQQVVQPRKRWVSPGLLKIAAAIIILIGTGTFLYFQQLPESTPTPDELFLTEVHPGTRKAFLIKHDGLEIELKGDSVKIDEQNGINIHIDSMGLRYDTEQAQQQTAPLYNTLVVPRGGEYSLVLADGTKVWLNADSELRYPIQFTGNTREVSVAGEAFFEVTKQEGKPFIVKTSLGNITVLGTQFNVCNYPEKEKLVTTLVQGKVSCDLPDGKSIILAPDQQLSVNGNGESKLRTVDTKYFTCWKDGMFLFEEMRMEDILEQLSRWYDIHIFYTNEEVKDLHFSGDLSRFKDIITFIEMFEKSADVKLTLKGNTLTVGL; from the coding sequence ATGAAATGGAATGCATTATCAGATAAGACCGAGTGGCTATTAAAAAAGATCACAGAACACACGGAAGAACCTATCGATGACAATATGCTAAAACAACTTGCAGATAAACTGCAAGAGAAGGGTTACGTTTCCAAAAAACTTCGGGAACAACAACGCTTCAATTACCTAAAGGCCTACCAGCAAGTTGTTCAACCAAGAAAAAGATGGGTGTCACCCGGCTTATTAAAAATTGCAGCCGCCATTATTATCCTAATCGGAACAGGGACATTCCTGTATTTCCAGCAACTTCCCGAATCGACACCTACCCCAGATGAACTCTTTCTTACCGAAGTACATCCGGGAACACGTAAAGCTTTCTTGATTAAACATGATGGTCTGGAAATTGAATTGAAAGGAGACTCCGTGAAAATCGACGAACAAAACGGGATTAACATTCATATCGATTCCATGGGACTACGGTATGATACCGAACAGGCTCAACAGCAAACGGCACCCCTCTATAACACGTTGGTTGTTCCCCGGGGAGGGGAATACTCGTTAGTGTTGGCAGACGGGACAAAAGTGTGGCTGAATGCCGATTCTGAATTAAGGTATCCGATCCAATTCACGGGTAACACGAGAGAAGTTTCCGTGGCAGGAGAGGCTTTTTTTGAAGTTACAAAACAAGAAGGCAAACCTTTTATCGTGAAGACGTCCCTAGGAAACATCACGGTTCTCGGTACTCAATTTAACGTGTGCAATTATCCGGAGAAAGAGAAACTCGTGACCACGTTAGTACAAGGAAAAGTATCTTGTGATCTACCGGATGGTAAAAGCATTATCCTTGCTCCCGATCAACAATTATCGGTCAACGGGAACGGAGAAAGTAAGTTAAGAACGGTGGACACCAAGTACTTCACCTGCTGGAAAGACGGTATGTTCTTGTTTGAGGAAATGAGGATGGAAGATATTCTGGAACAATTGTCCAGATGGTACGATATTCACATTTTCTACACGAATGAAGAGGTAAAAGATTTGCATTTTTCGGGCGACCTCAGTCGTTTCAAGGATATTATAACTTTCATCGAGATGTTCGAAAAAAGTGCTGATGTAAAACTAACATTAAAAGGGAATACTTTAACAGTAGGTTTATAA
- a CDS encoding RNA polymerase sigma factor, which yields MSSQEKFLKGINQKESDAWKELYRYFYGTLCNYTTKIVVDETVAEDIVQECFISIWNSSLHFQEMKALSVYLYRSVHNNALKYLRDKNVDNQRLQRWSKEQDDVEDVDFYQAVEEELIRKLHVVIDQLPEQRKNILLLSIDGLTVQEIADQLNISINTVKTQKKRAYVFLKENLKQSLLLIYILEILK from the coding sequence GTGTCAAGTCAAGAGAAATTCTTAAAAGGGATAAATCAGAAAGAATCTGATGCATGGAAAGAGCTATATCGCTATTTCTACGGGACTCTATGCAATTACACGACCAAAATTGTTGTAGATGAAACCGTGGCGGAAGACATCGTTCAAGAATGCTTTATCTCCATCTGGAATTCTTCGCTCCATTTCCAAGAGATGAAAGCCCTCTCGGTTTATCTATACCGTTCGGTACACAATAACGCTTTAAAATATCTCCGGGATAAGAATGTCGATAATCAAAGATTACAAAGATGGAGCAAAGAACAAGACGATGTTGAAGATGTTGATTTCTACCAAGCCGTCGAAGAAGAGCTTATTCGCAAATTACACGTGGTCATTGATCAATTACCGGAACAACGTAAAAACATCTTGCTATTGAGTATTGACGGGTTGACCGTGCAAGAGATTGCCGATCAACTGAATATCAGCATCAACACGGTAAAAACGCAAAAGAAAAGAGCCTACGTGTTTCTCAAAGAAAATTTAAAACAAAGTTTACTTCTCATATACATTCTGGAAATATTAAAGTAA
- a CDS encoding redoxin domain-containing protein has product MKCKFIIFLIALTSCTHTAKSQNNITLSVDVEKIPEMGFVISYLKESMIGMDFDAKGHAEYRIEDMDAIYLTLHNGFAEQKTIYAEKGDHIQLSFDGESMKKTLKMEGVRENIADYLKNVKISWPANKDFALDIKDFVKLLKEKVKENQQLLDSLTPALTKESSKFVKLEKNRIKYMLGLSLLDYPRMHPYMAKIEYTPGDDYYNELKAWLEEDLNSLCLSQYRTLMTEVPTFIMSRKTPIRTPYEKAMKQMEYINNNTKDEQVKQNLLTIIANNYIKDAGIQKSTELDAFYRKHVTDKELLAQYQQTYDSWAAVSPGQPAPDFKAVDISDKEFSLKDFKGKYVCLYLWPCVSPAIQQFAELKKLQPLFKKKNIVLVNLSIENKKDNWVQTIQNEEVQVGTHLYAGFDKHFLQKCHYSAASMVQFIFIDPAGKIIELQAPLQSSNMEDFIKETIQD; this is encoded by the coding sequence ATGAAATGTAAGTTTATTATTTTTCTAATCGCACTAACCTCTTGTACTCATACTGCAAAAAGTCAAAACAACATCACGCTCTCCGTAGATGTGGAGAAAATCCCGGAAATGGGTTTTGTCATTTCCTACTTGAAAGAGTCCATGATTGGTATGGATTTCGATGCCAAAGGACATGCAGAATATCGTATCGAAGATATGGATGCGATCTACTTAACTCTCCATAACGGCTTTGCCGAGCAGAAGACGATTTATGCCGAAAAAGGAGATCATATCCAACTATCCTTTGACGGAGAAAGCATGAAGAAAACACTAAAAATGGAGGGAGTGCGAGAAAACATTGCCGATTACTTGAAGAACGTGAAAATATCATGGCCCGCAAACAAGGACTTCGCTTTAGACATAAAAGACTTTGTGAAATTGCTGAAAGAGAAAGTAAAGGAGAATCAACAATTGTTAGACAGCCTGACACCAGCCTTGACAAAGGAAAGCAGTAAATTCGTGAAACTCGAAAAGAATCGGATTAAATACATGCTGGGCTTGTCATTACTTGACTATCCCCGGATGCACCCCTATATGGCAAAGATTGAATATACCCCGGGAGATGATTATTACAACGAGCTTAAAGCTTGGTTGGAAGAAGACCTAAATTCATTGTGCCTATCACAATATCGCACTCTCATGACCGAAGTTCCCACATTCATCATGAGTCGTAAGACGCCTATTCGTACTCCCTACGAAAAAGCCATGAAACAAATGGAGTACATCAACAATAACACCAAAGATGAACAAGTTAAACAGAATTTACTCACCATTATTGCCAACAATTATATCAAGGATGCCGGAATTCAGAAAAGTACGGAACTGGATGCTTTCTACCGGAAACACGTGACAGACAAAGAACTACTTGCCCAATACCAGCAGACGTATGATAGTTGGGCCGCAGTTTCCCCCGGACAACCTGCTCCGGATTTTAAAGCCGTTGATATTTCAGATAAAGAATTCTCCCTTAAAGACTTCAAGGGCAAATATGTTTGCCTCTATTTGTGGCCATGTGTCAGTCCCGCAATACAACAATTTGCCGAGTTGAAAAAACTACAACCTCTATTTAAAAAGAAAAACATCGTTTTGGTTAACTTGTCTATTGAGAATAAAAAAGACAACTGGGTCCAAACCATACAAAACGAGGAAGTACAAGTCGGGACTCATCTTTACGCGGGATTCGATAAACATTTTTTACAGAAATGTCATTACAGTGCTGCCAGCATGGTTCAATTTATTTTCATTGATCCCGCTGGAAAGATCATAGAATTACAAGCTCCTCTCCAGTCTTCCAACATGGAAGATTTTATCAAAGAGACCATCCAAGATTAG
- a CDS encoding aspartate-semialdehyde dehydrogenase produces the protein MKVAVVGATGLVGRKMLQVLEERNFPVTELIPVASERSVGKEITFKGKNYKVMGMRDAINMKPQLAIFSAGGDTSLEWAPQFAAAGITVVDNSSAWRMDPTKKLVIPEINANTLTKEDKIIANPNCSTIQMLVTLAPLHKKYGIKRVVVSTYQSVTGSGLKGINQLEGEREGREVKKAYAHPIDRNCLPHCDSFTDNGYTKEEMKLVNETCKILNDDTIKVTATAVRVPVMGGHSESVNIEFKQDYDLDELRDLLAHSEGIIVQDDPAQNLYPMAITANEKDEVFVGRLRRDFSQPNSLNLWVVSDNLRKGAATNAVQIAEYLYKHDLL, from the coding sequence ATGAAAGTAGCAGTAGTAGGAGCAACAGGATTAGTCGGAAGAAAAATGTTGCAGGTTCTGGAAGAAAGAAACTTCCCGGTAACAGAGTTAATACCGGTAGCCAGCGAGCGTTCGGTAGGCAAAGAAATTACCTTCAAGGGGAAAAACTACAAGGTCATGGGTATGCGGGACGCGATCAACATGAAACCTCAACTCGCTATTTTCTCTGCCGGGGGAGACACCTCACTGGAATGGGCACCCCAATTCGCCGCAGCCGGAATTACCGTGGTCGACAACTCGTCAGCCTGGAGAATGGACCCGACGAAGAAATTGGTGATCCCCGAAATCAACGCAAACACCTTAACCAAAGAAGATAAGATTATCGCAAACCCGAACTGTTCAACAATACAGATGCTCGTTACGTTGGCACCCCTTCACAAAAAATACGGGATCAAACGAGTCGTCGTTTCCACGTACCAATCCGTGACCGGAAGCGGTTTGAAAGGAATCAACCAGCTCGAAGGCGAACGGGAAGGCCGGGAGGTGAAAAAAGCATACGCTCACCCAATCGACCGGAATTGTCTGCCGCATTGCGACTCATTCACTGACAACGGGTACACGAAAGAAGAAATGAAACTGGTCAACGAGACCTGCAAAATATTAAATGACGACACGATTAAAGTAACCGCCACGGCCGTACGGGTTCCCGTTATGGGCGGACACTCCGAAAGTGTAAACATCGAATTCAAACAGGATTACGACCTTGACGAACTTCGTGACCTGCTCGCCCATTCAGAAGGTATCATCGTGCAGGACGATCCCGCCCAGAACCTTTACCCGATGGCCATCACCGCCAACGAGAAAGACGAAGTCTTCGTGGGCCGCTTACGCCGGGATTTCTCCCAACCCAACAGCCTCAATCTGTGGGTAGTTTCCGATAACCTACGCAAAGGTGCCGCCACAAACGCCGTGCAGATAGCGGAATACCTGTACAAACACGATCTTTTGTAA
- a CDS encoding lipid A phosphoethanolamine transferase, whose amino-acid sequence MDSAKASAHSTSVLTKLSKGIVNFVKQPRLLFWLFIVLNLVPNFCLLFTEPLSGLGKTILILLPLGVYMVVFSLFKRAGLMQLILIPVLILHAFQLVLFYLFGESVIAVDMFLNLPTTNASEAGELLGNIWPSIIIVCVLYIPVIVLASIAVHHKVKRTAVFRKHMITWGIIFFIIGSGLVAFEKHRDNTYEVKTDIYPANVMYNLYYAGVKWNRSMNYPVTSKDFVYHATRDSVHQRREIYVLVIGEAGRAENWELWGYQRETNPLLKNEDNLVLYKDALTQSNTTHKSVPLILSAADACHYEYLYTHKSIVTAFKEAGFKTIFLSNQTPNRSFTDYFAAEADIHVNVRPQADGGLITVNKFDGEMLPLIQQYVDSLSENLFIVFHTYGSHFNYKERYPEEFAKFQPANATEVEYKNKDQLINAYDNSVLYTDYFLHSLIGILKNSGADATMIYSPDHGEDLLDDSRKRFLHASPIPTYYQIHIPFLMWFSENYIDARPEKYEVARYNSSAPISSNASIFHTLLNMAEIQTPYFDSTYSLVNPGFVRRPRMYLGDHDQPVNYYEVGLKKQDKEMILKRGMDYSIE is encoded by the coding sequence ATGGATTCGGCAAAGGCGTCAGCGCATTCTACTTCGGTATTAACGAAGCTTTCTAAAGGAATCGTGAATTTCGTGAAACAGCCAAGATTACTGTTTTGGCTCTTTATCGTGTTGAATTTAGTCCCGAATTTCTGCTTGCTTTTCACGGAACCTCTCTCCGGACTGGGCAAAACGATCTTGATCCTACTACCACTTGGTGTTTACATGGTCGTGTTCTCCCTGTTCAAACGGGCGGGCCTCATGCAATTGATACTGATTCCGGTACTGATCTTACACGCCTTCCAGCTCGTTTTGTTCTATCTCTTCGGAGAGTCAGTCATCGCTGTTGATATGTTCCTGAACCTACCCACCACGAACGCCTCCGAGGCCGGGGAATTGCTGGGAAATATATGGCCCTCCATTATCATTGTCTGCGTCCTTTATATCCCTGTTATCGTGCTGGCCTCTATTGCCGTACACCATAAAGTGAAACGTACTGCCGTGTTCCGCAAGCACATGATCACGTGGGGAATCATCTTCTTTATCATTGGTTCCGGACTGGTCGCTTTCGAGAAACACAGGGATAACACCTACGAGGTAAAAACAGATATATACCCGGCAAACGTGATGTATAACTTGTATTACGCGGGAGTGAAATGGAACCGCAGCATGAACTATCCCGTCACCTCGAAAGATTTCGTCTATCATGCCACCCGTGATTCCGTTCACCAACGCCGGGAAATATACGTGCTGGTAATCGGGGAGGCCGGAAGAGCTGAAAACTGGGAACTGTGGGGATACCAGCGGGAAACCAACCCGTTATTAAAAAACGAGGATAACTTGGTACTATACAAAGATGCCTTAACACAATCTAACACGACACACAAAAGCGTACCACTCATCCTGTCCGCCGCCGACGCTTGCCACTACGAGTACCTCTACACGCATAAAAGCATCGTAACTGCCTTCAAGGAGGCCGGGTTTAAAACAATATTCCTGTCAAACCAGACACCGAACCGATCATTCACGGATTACTTTGCCGCGGAGGCAGACATTCATGTCAATGTACGTCCACAAGCGGACGGGGGATTAATCACGGTCAATAAATTCGACGGAGAAATGCTCCCGTTGATACAGCAATACGTGGATTCGTTGAGCGAAAACCTATTCATTGTCTTCCACACCTACGGGTCGCACTTCAACTACAAAGAGCGTTACCCGGAAGAATTTGCCAAATTCCAACCGGCCAACGCCACGGAAGTCGAGTACAAAAACAAGGACCAGCTCATCAACGCTTACGACAACAGCGTCCTGTACACGGATTACTTCCTGCACAGCCTGATCGGGATATTGAAGAACTCGGGAGCTGATGCCACCATGATTTACTCGCCGGACCACGGGGAGGATTTACTGGACGACAGCCGGAAAAGATTCCTGCACGCCTCACCGATCCCGACCTATTACCAGATACACATTCCATTCCTGATGTGGTTCTCGGAAAATTACATTGATGCCAGACCGGAAAAATACGAGGTTGCACGTTACAATAGTAGCGCCCCCATTTCTTCGAACGCCTCAATCTTCCATACCCTGTTGAATATGGCCGAGATTCAGACCCCTTATTTTGACTCCACTTACTCGCTCGTCAATCCCGGTTTTGTCCGGAGACCACGCATGTACCTCGGAGACCACGATCAACCCGTGAATTATTACGAGGTCGGGTTGAAGAAACAAGATAAAGAGATGATTCTCAAAAGGGGAATGGACTATTCAATTGAGTGA
- a CDS encoding BamA/TamA family outer membrane protein, with amino-acid sequence MIQRITCALSLCLLLFIPFHDIMAGELVTRDSLNNTTDTLKNGFFHRFYRYFEQSNKVKEEKKFDFSIIGGPHFSSDTKLGLGVVASGLFRIDREDKTISPSNISLYGDVTTTGFYLLGIRGNMIFPKDRFRANINMYFFSFPSEYWGIGYDAGKDEDHKTEYKRLEQQVKLELLYKLAPNLYAGANLMFRNVTARNFDDITFLNGAKKNVNTFGPGLVISYDSRDFIPNPARGFFAQLEQQFFPGWLGNDDSFKRTSVDFRYYQKMWKGAILASQLQGTFNYGDTPWSMVSLMGGSYAMRGYYEGRYRDNDLIQFQVEYRQKIYNRHGIVAWGGAGNVFPDMDKFKWKQTLPTYGIGYRWEFKNRVNVRLDYGFGKGVSAFYFGINEAF; translated from the coding sequence ATGATTCAACGAATAACATGTGCATTGTCGTTATGCCTTTTATTGTTTATCCCGTTCCATGACATCATGGCGGGGGAACTCGTGACAAGAGATTCGCTGAACAATACAACTGACACGTTGAAGAATGGATTCTTTCACCGTTTCTATCGTTATTTCGAGCAATCGAACAAGGTGAAAGAAGAAAAGAAATTCGACTTCTCCATCATCGGGGGACCGCACTTTTCGAGCGACACGAAACTGGGGCTCGGCGTGGTCGCATCCGGACTATTCCGTATTGACCGTGAAGATAAAACCATCTCCCCGTCAAACATTTCCCTTTACGGGGATGTCACGACCACGGGTTTTTACCTGCTAGGTATCCGGGGCAACATGATTTTCCCGAAAGACCGTTTCCGGGCAAACATTAATATGTACTTTTTCTCGTTTCCCAGTGAATACTGGGGGATCGGCTACGATGCGGGGAAAGACGAGGATCACAAGACAGAGTACAAACGATTGGAACAACAGGTAAAACTGGAACTTCTATACAAACTCGCTCCCAATTTGTACGCCGGGGCAAACCTCATGTTCCGCAACGTCACGGCAAGGAATTTCGATGACATCACGTTCCTCAACGGGGCCAAGAAAAACGTGAACACTTTCGGACCGGGACTCGTTATATCTTATGACTCGCGAGACTTTATCCCGAACCCGGCAAGAGGATTTTTCGCCCAACTGGAACAACAATTCTTTCCCGGATGGCTGGGAAATGACGATAGTTTCAAACGCACAAGCGTGGACTTCCGATACTACCAGAAAATGTGGAAAGGTGCCATACTCGCCAGCCAGTTACAAGGGACATTCAATTACGGAGACACTCCCTGGAGCATGGTTTCCCTCATGGGAGGATCATACGCCATGCGAGGGTACTACGAGGGAAGATACCGGGACAACGACCTGATACAATTTCAGGTAGAGTATCGCCAGAAGATATACAACCGCCATGGAATTGTCGCATGGGGCGGAGCCGGAAACGTGTTCCCCGACATGGACAAATTCAAGTGGAAACAAACCCTGCCGACCTACGGAATAGGTTATCGCTGGGAATTTAAAAACAGAGTAAACGTAAGATTAGATTATGGATTCGGCAAAGGCGTCAGCGCATTCTACTTCGGTATTAACGAAGCTTTCTAA